The sequence GTTGTAGCTTCCGCAACGGTCTGAGCGGTAGCTGCCGCAACGATCCGAGTTGTAGCTGCCGCAGCGGTCCGAGTTGTAGCTTCCGCAGCGGTCCGAATTGTAGCTGCCGTAACCGCCGGAGCGGTCGGAGCCGCATTTATCGCTGCCATTGTAGTCGCTGTACGACTTGCAGTTGTCGTCGCTATAGGACTTGTAGCTCTTGGAGCTGTAGTCCTGGTACGACTTCGAGTTGTAGTCCTTATACGACTTCGAGCTGTAGTCTTTGTACGACTTGGAACTCTTGTCGCTGTAAGACTTTGAACTGTAGCTGCCGCTCTTGTGGCTGTTGCTGGTCATCCGCTTGTTGTTGGTCTTGCCGCTGGTGTGGGGCATATTATGGGCCATGTTGTGACCGCTTCCCTTAACCAACGTGGGCTTGATCTGGTTCAGCGACACGCCAGCTTGGGGGTTGGTGGTAAGCGTGATGATGGCAATACCGGCGACGAGCGTGGGGACGGCCCCGAGAAGCATTTTCCGCAACATGGTAGAACTCCTTATTGGCTGTGGGTTTGTTTCGTGGGGGCCGACCTCCGACCTCCCACAGGGAGTTCAGCGTGGTGCGATTGCAAATGTTACAAGAAAAAGAATGGCCGGCGGCCGGGAGCGCGGCGACAGCCAGCGGCGAATCGAAACGGCAACGGCCGCCGGGAGACCGATAGCGGCGCGGTTTCGGCCTACTTCGCGGCGTCGAGAAAGAGAAACGGCAGCATGTCGATTACAAGGCTGTCGTTGTAGAAATACCGCGACCATTCGTGCTGCTTGCCGATCGTGCAACAGACATCGAGTTGCTCGATTTTCTGCGTGTCGAACGGGCCGCAAACGCCGACGTAGCCGAGCGCCTCGGCGCTCGAGCAGCGTTCCAGGTGCGGGTAAAGCTTAAGCGCGGAATCGCAACCGTTGTTCAGCAGCAACATCCTGTCCGCAAACGGAACGGCCTCGCCGTTGGGATGGCCAGGCGATATCCAATCGCAATCCTCGGCCGCGGCCAAGAGCACGGCCCGGACGGTTCGATGGGGCGCCTTCGCGTCGGCTGGCACTGTCAGACCGAGCAACTGCCCGCCACCAAGCAGGTGCAACGCCCCGGTTGCCACTCGGGCGCCGAGGCTATAACCAATCAAGCCAATCTTCGCATGGACGTCGATCCGTCCGATCAGCCAGGCGAGGTAATAGGCATCGACGTCGGAGCGATGAGCGTGCATCCGCGTCGTCCGCAACGGGTGCTTCCCCTGATCGGTCGGCCACGACCAGATCACAAATCGCAAACCCTGGTTTACCGCGGCGTGAGCCGCTAGACGGGCGTAAATGGTAAAACCCTGTTCGACGGCATCGTCGGCGCTATCGAAATTCCCGTGAACGTAGAAATCGGTCGCTGCGCTTGGATCGTCAGTCGCGAGAAACGCGGCAAGCGTCGAATCAGTCCAGCCGCCGTTGCCGTTATACTTCCAAAGCCGCAAGGCACGCGCAGCCCCATCGCTCGGGCAACCCAATTCGCGCGTGCTGATCAACCAGATTTGGTCGCGCTGGCGAAGATCGTTGCATTTCCTGGGGGCCGGCGTCGCCGGGCGCGACGTCGGTGATTTGATCGCGGGCGGATCGTCCGCGGTGCTCGCGGACGCCAACCGTCCGTAGCCGACGATCGTCGCGGCGACTGCAATGACAACGCAGCCGAGCAAGTGCTGACGCCGATCTTCGATGTTCATACTGAGCGGATTCAGGATTGCGGACCACCGGCTGCTGACGATCGCCTCGTAGGTATCTCATCGGCAGTTTTTTGAGCGGCCAGCCGACAGGCAGGCGGTCGACTTACAGGATGCCCGACCCCGCGGCCGAGAGATTCGTTGCATCCGTTTCAGACGGACGGATCAATGTAGCATTATTTCGACGCGCGGGCGTTGAATTCTGGCCACGGCCGGTTGCGGAAATTCAACATGTTTCATTTGCACTTCAGCGGATGTGTTGTAGAGTTGCTTGACCTACGGCTCGCCTGGTTCACGTTTTGGTTTCAAACGGAGATTACCGCCATGAAGAGGCTTCTGATCCTGACGGCTTTGGCGCTCATGACGTGCAGCGCGGCTGGTTGCGAGTGCTGCGGAGTGGGCGGCGGGGGGATGTTGCAAATGTTCCGCAGGAACCGTTGCAATTCCTGCAGTCCGTGCGAATCGTCGATCCCCTGCAGTTCGTGCTCGCCGGTGATGCAGTCGAGCGGCTGCGGCTGCGGCAATGGCGAGCCGGTGATGAGCGCCCCGAGCATCTCTCCGGGACCTGAATCGTACAGCATGTCGCACAAATAACGGCGCCCCAGCCTGGAGTTCAGCCCGAGACGGGACTTCGGACCAATGACCTGCCGCGGGCCGGTCGCGCGATCCTGATCGCGACCGCCCGTGGGAGGCCGAGGGAACTGGGAAATGAGTAGGGTATGAATTGCGCGAATTCAGTCTACAATGACTGGATTATCCGTCGCTCGCACCTCATGCCCAGCAGGTCGCCGTGTCTGATTCGACTCAGCCATTGCTCGAAGGTGCGCCGCTGCGCGAATGCGCTCCAGGAACGGGGGTCGCGCAGGTCCGGCTGAAGCCGCGTAAGGTCCGGCCCTTCTTCGGCCGGCATCCGTGGGTTCTCGACACTGCCATTGCCAGGATCGACGGTCATCCGGCGGACGGCGACGTCGTCGATTTGATCTCGGACAAGGGACGGTTCGTCGCCCGCGGGCTGTTCAACAGCCGAAGCCGAATCCGCGTGCGGCTCTATAGCTGGCTGGCCTCCGAGCCGCTCGACGATAGTTTCTGGCGGCGGCGACTGGAAGCGGCCATCGCCTTGCGTCGCAATCTTGGCTACACCGATCCAAACGGCGCGGCGCGGCTCGTCTTCAGCGAGGCCGATGGGCTAAGCGGCTTGATCGTCGATCGTTATGGGCCGTATCTGGCGATTCAAACGACGGCGCTAGCGATGGCCCAGCGGCTGGATCTGTTGACGCCGATGCTCGTTGAGTTGATTCAGCCGCGCGGGATTGTTGTTCGCAATGAGCGCGGTCTGGCGCAAACCGAAGGGATTCAAGTGGTGGAGGGGCGGCACTGGGGGCAGATGCCGGACGGGCCGGTCTTCATCGAAGAACATGGGCTGCGTTATGGCGTCGATTTACGAGAAGGGCAAAAGACGGGCTTCTATCTCGATCAGCGGGAGAATCGCCGAATTGCCGCCGGCTATTGCCGCGGGCGGCGCGTGCTCGATCTGTTCTGCTATAGCGGCGGATTTGGTCTCGGTGCTTTGGCGCTAGGAGGCGCGCGGGAAGTGCTTGCCGTCGATAGCAGCCAAAAGGCTCTGACGCTCGCGCGAGCTAACGCCGAATTGAACGGCGTGTCGAACATCCATTTTCAGGCCAGCGACGGATTTGAGATGCTCGATTCGCTGCGCGCTGCAGGCGAAAGATTCGGGGCAGTGATTCTCGATCCGCCGAAATTCGCCCGCAGCCGCGCAGCGCTCGACGACGCGCTGATGGCCTATCACCGCTTGAATCGCACGGCCGCCGAATTGCTCGAACCGGGCGGCATTCTTGTCACGTGCAGTTGCTCGGGGCACGTCACCCGCGAGGATTTTCTGCACATGCTCTCCGGCGTGGCCCAACGCTCCGGGCGCGATATTCAGGTGCTCGAACAGCGAGGCGCCGCCCCCGATCATCCGGTCGGCGCAAGCTGCCTGGAGACCGAATACCTCAAATGCTTCATCTGCCGCGTTGTGTAGCAAGCAGCCGTAGGGTGCGTCGAGTCCGCGAAGACGCGGCACGTCGCGCCGGTGCGTCAGCGCTGCGCTTGACGCACCCTACAATCTAGATCGTCAAGCCGAAGTGGTTCGTCTCTCAAAGCAATTGCGCAGGCAATCCGGCGAGACAAACGCCAGATTGGCCACTAGCATCATAAGCACCCAGCTCGTCATGCCCGTCAACAGCGCCGTTCCGATCCAAATCGGCAGCGACAGCCCCAAGAGCAGCGGCCGGGCCATTCTATTCCAAATCAAGAATGCGAAGCACAACTCGAAGAGCACGATAGCCAGCGTCCAGAGGTTAATCACATACATATGGTTCGCTAAGCCCGTCAGATCGAGCAGGCGCGACTCGGGTTTGACGATGAGCCCCCAAACGGCCCGTCCGGCCAACCACACCGGGCTCCTCAGTTTGGCCATCGCCATCATGAAATAAATCACTGAAAGGTGCACCTGCATCAGGCGAACGACGACGGTCGCCCCCCAACACTGTCTTGGCGCGGTTTCCGCGGCCGCTGTTTTGCGTCGATCTCTCCAAGAGTCGAGCGACAACGCCGCTCCACACGGCCCGAGGCAAAGATAAAACATCAACATGGCGACAATGTCGTCCACCGGACGAGCCAACATCGGTCCGCGATGAATTAGCGATAGCACGGCGAACAGGGCCACCACCGCCGTTACGCGCGTAAATAGACCCACGAGAAACAACGCCAGAGCCGCGGCGCCGATCCAAAAGAGCGCCCACAGCGACGACGTTGAATTCGCGTAGTCAAAGGCCGAAAAGACTTTTGCGTCGCGGAGGTGCAAGACGGCGTTTTCCGGCAGCAGTCCGTCCGGCCCGAACCAGCGTTCCAGGTCGGGAATGCAGCTCAGGTAAAGACCCAGGGCCACGATCGCCGTCAGCACCCGAATCATGCCGAGCGTGAACGGATCGCTCGGGGTAAACCAGAAACGGTTCCAGCTTTCGCCGAAGCGTCGCGCGAGCGTGTCGAAATAGGATCGAATTGCGGGCATATTATTTGTCGGCGGAGCGCGGCGCGGGTGCGGAGAGCGATTTCGTCGAGGTCCGCGGGCTCGGTTTCGGCTTCAGCTCGGCCTGTCGATGGGCGGGCGATGTCTCCGCCGCGGGCAGATTCTCGAAGAACGTCGGTCGATCATGATCCAGGACCACAACGCCGTCGATCGCGACGCCAAAATACCGCGCGTCGAATGGATTGCGTTCGCGCGGATCGTCGGAATCCAATTCAGTCAGGCTGATGCCCTGATGATAAACGCACCGTAGCGAGACCGATGTCGCGTCGTGATGTTGGCGAATCAATTGGCCGCCGATCCCTTCGAGAAGCTGTGTTTTGCGTTGCGTATCGATTTCCTCCGCTTCCGTGGCGGTTGCACGAGCGGCGTAGACCGCCACCGTTCGCGCGAGTTGCTGTTCGCGCTGCACGCGCTCGCTGGGCCAGGTCGATGGTTCGGGAATCACGATCGGCGGGTCGGCGCGTCCATTCGCATACTTGACCGTTGCTTCCAATCGATGGTCCCAATCCAACGGCAAATCGTTCATCAAGTGATAGTCGTAGCCGCGATCCAGCCAGAATTGAGCCAGGTACGGCCCGAGACCCGGTGTCTGTTGCTTGATGCTGCCGAGCAGAGCGGCCCTGGCAGTGCCAAAATCGCCATCGGTCATTACCGCCATGCCAACCGCGAACAGATGCACGAAGAGCAGCAACGATACGATCGTCCTGATGTTTTGGCTGGGTCCGCCGAAGAGATTTGAGGTCTCTTCGCGGTCGTTGGATGAATTCATGGCTTTTTGGGGCACTGGCCTCGGTCGGCTTTGAAGAGATGATGTCGAAGACGAAACCAGTGTAGTCACCATGCGACCCGCGAGGAAGTGGCGCAGCGGGCCACGCCGATTAACCATAGATCGGACCGCTTGAATCCGCCGCTCGACGCCGGCGGTTTCAGACTGTGCAGACGACATAACCGTTGCCACGAGAAAACGTGTTGCATGCCGCACCTCGGCTCGTGGCATTGGTCGATAAGATGATTCGATGAGCGCACCCTGCGCTCGGTCCGATCCGTCCGGGAATCCAAGCCATGCGAACGATGCGAGTCGCCCTGATTTCGTTGGCCACGATCGGCTTCGTCATTTTGAGCGAGGCGGCCGCCAGGGATCTGTTTGTCAACAATTCGGCCGGCGACGATTTGTTCGACGGCGGGTCGCCAACGAGCACCGGGGTTGGCCGGGGTCCGGTGCAGACCTTGCGGCAAGCGTTGTGGCTGGCGAACACTGGGGACCATGTTTCTCTGGCCAACACCGGCGAGCCGTATCGCGAATCGGTCACGCTATTTGGGGACAAGCACAGCGGTTATCCATCGCGCCCCTTCATCATCGACGGCAACGGCGCCAAACTCGATGGTTCACTGGGCGTGCCGCCCGAAGCTTGGCAGCACGACCACGACGACGTGTTTCGCTTTCGCCCCGAGCGGATGGCGTATCAACAGTTGTTTCTCGACGGACGCCCTGCGGTGCGCCGAAGCCTGACGTCGACGACGGGCGGCTTGCCGGAATTAAAACCGCTGGAGTGGGCCATGACCCGTGGACAAATTTATTTTCGTGTCGAGCCGGACCGACTCCCGGATCAATACAATCCCGCCGACACCAATTTGACCGTCGGGCTGACGCTCTACAAAGTCGAGCACGTGGCGATCGCCAATTTGTTCGTTCAGGGTTTTCAGCTTGACGGCATCAATTTGCAGGACGTGCGGTCCCCGTGCACGCTGACTCAAATCTCCGCCCGCGGCAACGGACGCAGCGGGATCGCGGTTTGCGGGGCATCGCGAGTCGCGATCGACGCCTGCTTGGCGGGCAACAATGGCCAGAGCCAACTTCATCTCGAGGGCCCGAGCGAAACCCACGTCGAGAATTGCGATCTCATCCCAAATACCGGCCCGAAATGGACCAGAGGGTCCGACAGCCGCTTGTTTGTTGACGGAAAGGCAACGGATGACAGGATGACAAGGTGAGCGTCACTCACCGAGATACGCATCTTTTATCCGCTGATCGGCCAGCAGTTGCCCCGCCGGGCCGGTCATGGTGATTTGACCGGTCTCCATTACGTAGCCGCGGTTGGCGAGTTTGAGGGCCATTCGGGCGTTTTGCTCGACGAGGAGCACGGCGATGCCGTCTTGATTCAGGCGGCGTATTACGTCGAAGATCTTGCTCGCGACCAGCGGGGCCAGGCCGAGCGACGGCTCATCGAGCAAGAGCAGCTTTGGCCGCCCCATGAGCGCGCGAGCGACGGCCAACATTTGTTGCTCGCCGCCCGATAAGGTTCCCCCTTGTTGCGCGGCGCGCTGGCGGAGGATCGGAAACAAATCGAAATTGTGCTCCAGATCTCGTCGAACGCCGTCATGGTCGCGGCGGGTGAAGGCGCCCATCTGAAGGTTTTCAAGCACAGTTAGCCGCGGGAATATCTTCCGCCCTTCCGGCGAGTGGCAAAGTCCGAGCCTGACGATCTCGTGCGCTGGAAGCGGATGGATTTCGCGGCCATTGAACCGCACGCGGCCGGATCGAATGCGGTTCAGGCCGGAGATCGCCATGAGCGTTGTCGTTTTGCCCGCGCCATTGGCCCCGATCATCGCGACGATCTCCCCCTCACGGACCTCGACCGAAATGCCTTTGAGCACTTCGATCGGCCCGTAGCCGGAATGCAAGTTTTCGATTTCGAGCAGTGGCATTGCGAGGGAGCGGTGGGGTGAGAGGCGAGGGAAGTACGATTCACAAGGCAATCCTCATTCAGTTGAGCCGCTTTCTTCCTTTCCGAGATAGGCCTCGATCACCTTCGGATTGGAGCGGACTTCGGCCGGAGTTCCTTCTGCGATTTTGACGCCGTGGTCGAGCACAGCCAAACAATCGGAAATGCCCATGACCACCTTCATGTGATGCTCGATCAGCAGCACCGTCACGCCGCTATCGCGAATCCGCTTGATGAGCTTCATCAGTTCGGCTGACTCGGTTGGGTTCATTCCGGCCGCCGGCTCGTCGAGCAGCAGCAATTGCGGCTTGAGTGCCAATGCCCGAGCGATTTCCAATCGCCGCTGATCGCCATAGGCCAGCGACCCGGCGAGCGCACCGGCCTTCTCCTGTAATCCAACGAACCCCAGCCCGTCGAACGCGCGGCGCACCGATTCGGTTCGTCGGGCGATGCGGTCGACGGCCACCTGAACGTTTTCCAGCACGGTCATGCTCGTGAACAGGCGGATATTCTGAAACGTCCGGGCGATTCCACCCGCGGCGATCACATCCGGCGTGCGGCGGGCGCGGTTCCAAACTACGTATGTTCCAGCCGTTGCCACGATCAAGCCTGCGACAAAAGCAATCCACTCGACGCGCAGTTGGGATTGGCGGGCGCGAGCGACGTCGGCGAGCATGTCCGAATCGGCCGCGATTCGCCAGCGGTCGGCCGCATTTGGCAATGATTCAAGCGAAGTCGCGCCCGCAACGACGGGGTCGAGCAACGAAGCCAATTGGCGAGCATCGCTCCGTCGCTTGGCAACGCCAAAAACTGGTCGCGAATCATTCCAGGGAACCACGGCCCAATTTGTTCCCTTTCGTTCGACCGCAAGATCCCCGCGCAAATACCCACAGAAATCATGCCAGGCCTCGGTCGAAGAAAACGGCGCCGACCGATCTTGAAGATTTCGTTTGATGGTCGCCCGCCAAAGCGCGTTGACATCGACACTAACCAAAAGGGCCGCAAAGCTCGTCAGGATTCCGACGGTACCGCACAGCAAAAGCGTTTTCAAACTAAAAGGACGACGCAGCTCGTGGCCCTTGAACTCGATCTTACCTTCGGTGGGAGTGTAGATGCCCGTGATCGCATTGAAGACCGTGGTCTTGCCGGCGCCATTCGGGCCGATTACGGAAAAGATCGAACCGACCGGCACTTCGAGGTCCAGATCGCAGACGGCGGTCAGCCCGCCGAACCGCATCGTCAATTTGTCGATTTTGAGCAATGCCATGCGAAGTTTGACCGCTACTTTGCGTGCCCCATATCGCCAATCTCGTGATCCGTCGTGCTGAATTCATGTTGCACTCTCCGCGACGGGAGCAGGCCTTCTGGCCGGAAGCGCACGATGAGGATCAACACCAGGCCGAAGATCATCAGTTTCCAGTTGCTGAACGTCAGCAAATACTGAATCTTTCCGACGGAGGCCCCATGCGGAGGAAAGCTAGCCGGAAAACCTGTCGAAAACCAATCCACGACGCGATCTCTGAAGCCTTGCACCCACTGGTCGAGCAACCCAGCGACGATGTATTCGTAGCCTTGCAAGAGCAAGACTCCGAGCAGCACACCGCGAATGCTCCCCAGCCCGCCGAGGATGATGCAGCACAGGGCTGTGATTGAAAGCGGGAAGCCATACTCGTGGGGATTGGCCGTATTGGTGAGCTTGGTCGCGAACAGACAGCCAGCCGCGCCGGCCAGAGCGGCGCTGAGCGCGAATGCCGAAAGCTTGACGCGCGGGGCGTTGATCGCCATGCACGTGGCAGCCAATTCATCCTCGCGAATCGCAACCCAGGCCCGGCCCAATCGCGATCGCTCGAGGTGTCTCAAGAACAGCACGATCCCGACAAGGATCGCCAGCGCAAGGTAGTAGAAGAGGCGGTAGTCGGCGAAGTCGGGACCCAGCTTCAATGCCTTGAGAACGCCTACCGCCGCCGCGGGCACTTTGGGAGGCGGCAGCGGGCCGAGCGACTGCATGCCGTTGGTGATTTCTTCAAGATTCCGCAAGGCGACCTTCACAACCTCGCCGAAGCCTAGGGTCACGAGGGCGAGATAATCGCCTCGCAGCCGCAGCGTCGGCGCGCCGAGCACCAATCCCGCGATCGCAGCCCCGATCGTTGCGAAGAGCAGTGCCGGCGCAAAACCGACGTGAAAGGGATTGGTGCCGAGCATCAAGATTCCAGCGATGTAGGCCCCGATGCCGTAGAACGCGCCGATTCCCAAGTGCAACAGCCCCGTATAGCCGACGACCACATTCAGCCCGAGGGCGAGGATCGCAAAGACAAACAGGTCCGTGAATCGATCGCCGATGGCGCTGCTCACCGCCCACGGCAGGCACACGAGCGCAATGAGTGCGACGACCTCTGCGATCTGCGCGGTCGGCCATTGCTTCCGCAGCCCCGGTGAATCGTTCAGCGCCGGTCCACTCATACTTTTTCCCTCGTTCGCTCGCCAAGCAAACCAGATGGTCGGAATACGAGAATCAGAATCAAGATTCCAAAAATCAGCGCGTCGGCCCAATGCTCGCTGACATAGGCGCTCCCCAGCGACCGAACCAGGCCGATCACTATCCCGCCGAGCACTGCTCCAGGAATATTGCCAATCCCGCCGAGCACCGCGGCGGTGAAGGCGTAGAGGCCGTTTTGATATCCCATCTGGAATCCAATCGTATTGATATACAGGCCGTAGATCACGCTGGCCACGCCTCCCAAACCGCCGCCGATCAAGAAGGTCGCGCCAATCACTCGATCGACGTTGATCCCCATCAATTGAGCGGCGACCGGGTTCTGGGCCGTGGCGCGCATCGCGCGGCCGAGCCGGGTCCGTTTCACCAACAGGGTCAATGCAATCATGATCGGCACGACGATGGCGACGAGCAACAGATCCTTAGCCGTCAATTGCAAAGCGGAGTTGCCCAGCAGATTCCGCCCGGAGACAAGGCTGGGAAAGCTCAGGTCCGCCGGCCCGCCCCAGAACTCGCCGAGGTTCATGAAGATGAACGACACGCCGATCGCGGACACCAGGGGGGCCAATTTCGGAGCATTTCGGAGCGGTTTGTAGACGAGCCGATCGACTGTCCAATTCAAGCCCGCGCAAAACAGCGGAACCAGAACTAGCAACAAGCCGATCCCTGCAATCGTTGCGGCCGCTCCGGCATGTTCCAAATCGAGCCAGCCTACCAGCGTCCAGGCGAAGAACGCCCCAAGCATGAACAAATCGCCATGGGCAAAATTAATCAACCCGATGATCCCGTAGACCATCGTGTATCCCAGTGCGATCAACGCGACGAGCGCTCCAAACGTCAAACCGTTCAGGCACTGTTGGAGAAGGAAAGCATTCTGCGGCAGATAAACCGCCAGCCCGCAGCCCGTCGCGAGCAAGCCGGCGGCGTAAAACAGTGTTCGCGACGAGAATTGACGACGACGATTCTGTTTGTTCTCGACCTGTGGCACGGCGACAAGATCACTGTCCGAGCATTTTGACGAACTTGAATTTGCCGTCGTGAACGAGATTACCGCTCAGCTTTTTCAAGGTCGTATCGCCGTTCTCATCGAACGACCAGGTGCCCAGCGCGCCGTGAAAATCCTTGATTCCCAGACCGGCGGCCACAATCGCCGCCCGGTCTTTCTTCCCGGCTCGGCGAATCGCCGCC is a genomic window of Pirellulales bacterium containing:
- a CDS encoding class I SAM-dependent rRNA methyltransferase, whose protein sequence is MSDSTQPLLEGAPLRECAPGTGVAQVRLKPRKVRPFFGRHPWVLDTAIARIDGHPADGDVVDLISDKGRFVARGLFNSRSRIRVRLYSWLASEPLDDSFWRRRLEAAIALRRNLGYTDPNGAARLVFSEADGLSGLIVDRYGPYLAIQTTALAMAQRLDLLTPMLVELIQPRGIVVRNERGLAQTEGIQVVEGRHWGQMPDGPVFIEEHGLRYGVDLREGQKTGFYLDQRENRRIAAGYCRGRRVLDLFCYSGGFGLGALALGGAREVLAVDSSQKALTLARANAELNGVSNIHFQASDGFEMLDSLRAAGERFGAVILDPPKFARSRAALDDALMAYHRLNRTAAELLEPGGILVTCSCSGHVTREDFLHMLSGVAQRSGRDIQVLEQRGAAPDHPVGASCLETEYLKCFICRVV
- a CDS encoding HTTM domain-containing protein, whose amino-acid sequence is MPAIRSYFDTLARRFGESWNRFWFTPSDPFTLGMIRVLTAIVALGLYLSCIPDLERWFGPDGLLPENAVLHLRDAKVFSAFDYANSTSSLWALFWIGAAALALFLVGLFTRVTAVVALFAVLSLIHRGPMLARPVDDIVAMLMFYLCLGPCGAALSLDSWRDRRKTAAAETAPRQCWGATVVVRLMQVHLSVIYFMMAMAKLRSPVWLAGRAVWGLIVKPESRLLDLTGLANHMYVINLWTLAIVLFELCFAFLIWNRMARPLLLGLSLPIWIGTALLTGMTSWVLMMLVANLAFVSPDCLRNCFERRTTSA
- a CDS encoding right-handed parallel beta-helix repeat-containing protein, which translates into the protein MRTMRVALISLATIGFVILSEAAARDLFVNNSAGDDLFDGGSPTSTGVGRGPVQTLRQALWLANTGDHVSLANTGEPYRESVTLFGDKHSGYPSRPFIIDGNGAKLDGSLGVPPEAWQHDHDDVFRFRPERMAYQQLFLDGRPAVRRSLTSTTGGLPELKPLEWAMTRGQIYFRVEPDRLPDQYNPADTNLTVGLTLYKVEHVAIANLFVQGFQLDGINLQDVRSPCTLTQISARGNGRSGIAVCGASRVAIDACLAGNNGQSQLHLEGPSETHVENCDLIPNTGPKWTRGSDSRLFVDGKATDDRMTR
- a CDS encoding ABC transporter ATP-binding protein — encoded protein: MLEIENLHSGYGPIEVLKGISVEVREGEIVAMIGANGAGKTTTLMAISGLNRIRSGRVRFNGREIHPLPAHEIVRLGLCHSPEGRKIFPRLTVLENLQMGAFTRRDHDGVRRDLEHNFDLFPILRQRAAQQGGTLSGGEQQMLAVARALMGRPKLLLLDEPSLGLAPLVASKIFDVIRRLNQDGIAVLLVEQNARMALKLANRGYVMETGQITMTGPAGQLLADQRIKDAYLGE
- a CDS encoding ATP-binding cassette domain-containing protein, translated to MALLKIDKLTMRFGGLTAVCDLDLEVPVGSIFSVIGPNGAGKTTVFNAITGIYTPTEGKIEFKGHELRRPFSLKTLLLCGTVGILTSFAALLVSVDVNALWRATIKRNLQDRSAPFSSTEAWHDFCGYLRGDLAVERKGTNWAVVPWNDSRPVFGVAKRRSDARQLASLLDPVVAGATSLESLPNAADRWRIAADSDMLADVARARQSQLRVEWIAFVAGLIVATAGTYVVWNRARRTPDVIAAGGIARTFQNIRLFTSMTVLENVQVAVDRIARRTESVRRAFDGLGFVGLQEKAGALAGSLAYGDQRRLEIARALALKPQLLLLDEPAAGMNPTESAELMKLIKRIRDSGVTVLLIEHHMKVVMGISDCLAVLDHGVKIAEGTPAEVRSNPKVIEAYLGKEESGSTE
- a CDS encoding branched-chain amino acid ABC transporter permease, which encodes MSGPALNDSPGLRKQWPTAQIAEVVALIALVCLPWAVSSAIGDRFTDLFVFAILALGLNVVVGYTGLLHLGIGAFYGIGAYIAGILMLGTNPFHVGFAPALLFATIGAAIAGLVLGAPTLRLRGDYLALVTLGFGEVVKVALRNLEEITNGMQSLGPLPPPKVPAAAVGVLKALKLGPDFADYRLFYYLALAILVGIVLFLRHLERSRLGRAWVAIREDELAATCMAINAPRVKLSAFALSAALAGAAGCLFATKLTNTANPHEYGFPLSITALCCIILGGLGSIRGVLLGVLLLQGYEYIVAGLLDQWVQGFRDRVVDWFSTGFPASFPPHGASVGKIQYLLTFSNWKLMIFGLVLILIVRFRPEGLLPSRRVQHEFSTTDHEIGDMGHAK
- a CDS encoding branched-chain amino acid ABC transporter permease, with the protein product MPQVENKQNRRRQFSSRTLFYAAGLLATGCGLAVYLPQNAFLLQQCLNGLTFGALVALIALGYTMVYGIIGLINFAHGDLFMLGAFFAWTLVGWLDLEHAGAAATIAGIGLLLVLVPLFCAGLNWTVDRLVYKPLRNAPKLAPLVSAIGVSFIFMNLGEFWGGPADLSFPSLVSGRNLLGNSALQLTAKDLLLVAIVVPIMIALTLLVKRTRLGRAMRATAQNPVAAQLMGINVDRVIGATFLIGGGLGGVASVIYGLYINTIGFQMGYQNGLYAFTAAVLGGIGNIPGAVLGGIVIGLVRSLGSAYVSEHWADALIFGILILILVFRPSGLLGERTREKV